The Thermoclostridium stercorarium subsp. stercorarium DSM 8532 genome contains a region encoding:
- a CDS encoding amidohydrolase, whose product MGYHIENITVVTWDNDELRIIKNATVETEGNKITYVGGNKNDGSKGEGKVGIDGTGKVLIPGLVNAHTHVPMTLMRSYADDLDLHTWLFDHIFKIEDRLTDEDVYWGSLLGMMEMIAGGTTCFNDMYYFVDRIAEATAESGMRALLSRGLTNNEDKDDYSDDYRIKEAVETFKKWHGAMNDRIRVAFAPHAIYTCAPKYIRAIRNTAEKFGTCIHVHVDETLKEHNDSLNQFGKTPVRHLYDLGLFDLPTIAAHCVHVTEQDMELMKEKSVSFVHNPGSNLKLGSGIAPVPEALRKGLNVALGTDGASSNNNLNMWEEMNLAALIHKGVRRDPLAVRAEEAFKMATVNGAKALGFNNVGQIKEGFVADMVILNFSKPHYLPEHNPVSNLAYSAQASDVETVFVDGRILYDKGEYKTLDTEKILYNVNKVCQRLFG is encoded by the coding sequence ATGGGATATCATATAGAAAACATTACAGTTGTAACATGGGATAATGACGAGCTGAGAATAATCAAAAATGCCACCGTGGAAACCGAAGGAAACAAAATAACCTATGTGGGCGGGAATAAAAACGATGGTTCAAAAGGCGAAGGAAAGGTCGGAATAGACGGTACGGGAAAGGTGTTAATTCCCGGTCTTGTTAATGCGCATACCCACGTTCCGATGACTCTGATGCGAAGTTATGCCGATGATTTGGATCTTCACACATGGCTGTTTGATCATATTTTCAAAATAGAAGACAGACTTACCGATGAAGACGTATATTGGGGTTCGCTGCTTGGAATGATGGAAATGATCGCAGGCGGTACCACCTGTTTCAATGACATGTATTATTTTGTTGACCGGATCGCCGAAGCCACTGCGGAATCCGGGATGCGTGCGTTACTTTCCCGCGGTTTGACGAATAATGAGGATAAGGATGATTACAGCGATGATTACAGAATAAAGGAAGCCGTTGAGACATTCAAAAAATGGCACGGTGCAATGAATGATCGGATTAGGGTTGCGTTTGCGCCCCATGCAATATATACATGCGCCCCAAAATATATCCGAGCGATAAGAAATACGGCTGAAAAATTCGGTACTTGCATTCATGTTCATGTTGACGAAACTTTAAAAGAGCATAATGACTCCCTTAATCAGTTCGGGAAAACGCCTGTTCGGCATTTATATGACCTGGGGCTCTTTGATTTGCCGACGATAGCCGCGCACTGTGTTCATGTAACCGAACAGGACATGGAGTTAATGAAGGAAAAAAGCGTATCTTTTGTTCACAATCCGGGAAGCAACCTGAAACTCGGCAGCGGAATCGCGCCTGTACCAGAAGCGTTAAGAAAAGGCTTAAACGTTGCTTTGGGAACCGACGGTGCGTCCAGCAATAATAATTTAAATATGTGGGAAGAAATGAACCTTGCCGCTCTTATTCATAAAGGAGTAAGGAGGGATCCGCTGGCAGTTAGGGCGGAAGAGGCGTTCAAAATGGCCACGGTTAACGGGGCAAAAGCATTGGGATTTAATAACGTGGGTCAGATAAAAGAAGGCTTTGTTGCAGACATGGTTATTCTGAATTTTTCAAAACCCCATTATCTGCCTGAACACAATCCTGTCTCCAATCTGGCATACTCCGCCCAGGCTTCAGATGTAGAGACAGTTTTCGTTGATGGGAGAATTTTGTATGATAAAGGGGAGTATAAAACACTGGACACCGAAAAAATCCTGTATAATGTCAATAAAGTATGCCAAAGACTTTTCGGGTGA
- a CDS encoding Rqc2 family fibronectin-binding protein gives MPFDGIVAEAVADELSKKISGGRIFKIYQPEKYTLIFHIRANNENYRLLMNCNANSARIHLTELDLENPETPPVFCMLLRKHLIGGTVTAVECLDYERIINLYVESSDELGDKSIKKVVVEIMGRHSNIILVNSSGKIIDAIKHIDQDINRVREIMPARTYVLPPPQDKTIPTELNIENFILSLENEQIPISKVLLNRIKGFSPVLCNEICHRAGIEPGTPANSIKSEKLSVLTRVLQNITNTIKSGEYSPNVVIDENLKKAVDFHVIKLTQYGWFKEYGSISEAIDNYFRYTAVKDLIKSKTNELIKIVKQNIERCEKKISIHATTIDENSNMETYRLYGELITANIHMLKKGMKSCRLLNYYEHEETYVDIELDESLTPQENAQKYFKKYSKAKSAMAFAAEQMKIAKRELEYLENVLFNLEEANSVEEVEEIREELSNQGYIRKTAKPKRNVQKSGPLCFKSSEGYQIWVGRNNVQNDELTLKFAKPDDLWLHAKNIPGSHVIVRVPDPIPEKTLFEAASLAAWFSKARNSSKVQIDYTRAKYVRKPSGAKPGMVVYVNYKTVVVDPKEPAFLSAENNQFIGQ, from the coding sequence ATGCCTTTTGACGGAATTGTTGCGGAAGCCGTGGCTGACGAATTAAGCAAAAAAATATCAGGCGGGCGTATTTTCAAAATATACCAACCTGAGAAATATACACTGATATTTCATATCAGGGCCAATAATGAAAACTACAGGCTTTTAATGAACTGTAACGCAAATTCGGCAAGAATCCATTTAACTGAACTGGACCTGGAAAACCCTGAAACTCCGCCGGTATTTTGCATGCTTCTCAGAAAGCACCTTATTGGCGGAACCGTAACTGCAGTTGAATGTCTGGATTATGAGAGGATTATTAACCTGTATGTGGAATCTTCCGATGAACTCGGAGACAAAAGCATAAAAAAGGTCGTCGTTGAAATAATGGGAAGGCACAGCAATATAATTCTTGTGAACAGCTCAGGGAAGATTATTGACGCAATAAAGCACATTGATCAGGACATAAACCGGGTAAGGGAAATAATGCCTGCAAGGACATATGTCTTACCTCCTCCGCAGGATAAAACAATTCCCACCGAACTGAATATTGAAAATTTTATTCTATCCCTTGAAAATGAACAAATCCCCATTTCCAAAGTCCTGCTGAACAGGATTAAGGGCTTCAGTCCGGTGCTTTGCAACGAAATCTGCCACAGGGCCGGAATTGAACCCGGCACTCCTGCAAACAGCATAAAAAGCGAAAAGCTTTCCGTGTTGACCAGAGTATTGCAAAATATTACCAATACTATCAAAAGCGGAGAATATTCACCAAATGTGGTGATAGATGAAAACCTGAAAAAGGCGGTTGACTTTCACGTAATTAAACTTACCCAGTATGGGTGGTTCAAAGAATACGGCAGCATCAGTGAGGCAATTGACAATTATTTCAGATATACTGCCGTCAAAGACCTTATAAAGTCAAAAACAAATGAACTGATAAAAATTGTAAAACAAAACATTGAGAGATGCGAAAAGAAAATTAGCATTCATGCCACAACCATTGATGAAAACTCCAATATGGAGACTTACAGGTTATACGGGGAGCTTATAACCGCAAACATACACATGCTAAAAAAAGGAATGAAAAGTTGCAGGTTGCTGAATTACTATGAGCATGAGGAAACTTATGTAGATATTGAACTTGACGAAAGTCTTACACCCCAGGAGAACGCACAGAAATATTTCAAAAAGTACAGCAAGGCAAAGTCTGCCATGGCTTTCGCGGCAGAACAGATGAAAATTGCAAAAAGAGAGTTGGAATACCTTGAAAATGTTCTTTTCAACCTCGAAGAAGCCAATTCTGTCGAAGAGGTGGAAGAAATTCGTGAAGAGCTGAGTAACCAGGGTTATATACGGAAAACGGCAAAACCGAAAAGAAACGTTCAGAAATCCGGTCCTCTTTGTTTTAAATCGTCGGAAGGTTATCAGATATGGGTTGGAAGAAACAACGTGCAAAATGACGAACTGACGCTTAAATTTGCAAAACCGGATGATTTATGGCTTCATGCGAAAAATATCCCTGGCTCGCATGTTATTGTACGCGTTCCCGATCCAATACCCGAAAAAACTTTATTCGAAGCTGCGTCTCTTGCGGCATGGTTCAGCAAGGCACGCAATTCATCAAAAGTTCAGATTGACTATACCAGGGCAAAATACGTCAGAAAACCTTCCGGCGCAAAGCCTGGTATGGTTGTATATGTAAACTATAAGACAGTGGTTGTGGACCCAAAAGAACCTGCTTTTCTGTCTGCGGAGAACAATCAGTTCATCGGGCAATAA
- a CDS encoding CvpA family protein: MSRERLNIDRIPIVILMIALAAVVFLNYILQWGLNWIDYTIIGVIFISAFVGYVRGLIKAVFSLAGYIAAVVCSALFSEPVALFIMEKTNIRETIVKTLEEAYSGFTVPAFRQSVDFSVIENSNQLFEKYPVLKEFLNDNTILGQLFDMANPLEAGANVLSDAVASLADLLVFSVLKVISIIIVFFLVKLIVSIIGGMINSLISHSGILSTTNKTVGMILGMVIGCVIVYVAMFYVIPFLGSLNIIAIPKEYGESVILGLIFAKKSL, encoded by the coding sequence ATGTCGCGGGAGCGCTTAAATATAGACCGGATTCCCATTGTGATTCTGATGATTGCCCTTGCAGCCGTAGTATTTTTGAATTATATACTGCAATGGGGCCTGAACTGGATCGATTATACCATTATTGGTGTTATATTCATAAGTGCTTTTGTTGGCTATGTCAGGGGGCTGATTAAGGCAGTTTTCAGCTTGGCAGGGTATATAGCGGCCGTTGTATGCTCTGCCCTTTTTTCCGAACCTGTGGCTCTTTTTATTATGGAAAAGACGAATATCAGGGAAACAATAGTCAAGACCCTTGAAGAAGCCTATTCAGGATTCACCGTTCCTGCGTTCAGGCAAAGCGTTGATTTTTCGGTTATCGAAAACAGTAACCAGCTTTTTGAGAAATATCCCGTCCTGAAAGAATTTCTGAATGACAATACGATATTGGGGCAGTTGTTTGACATGGCCAATCCTTTGGAAGCTGGAGCGAATGTTTTAAGCGACGCTGTTGCGTCTTTGGCCGATCTCCTTGTTTTTTCAGTCCTTAAGGTTATTTCAATTATTATTGTTTTCTTTTTGGTTAAGCTGATTGTTTCCATCATCGGCGGAATGATTAACTCGCTGATTTCCCACAGCGGTATCTTGAGCACTACGAACAAAACGGTAGGCATGATTCTTGGAATGGTTATAGGCTGCGTCATTGTTTATGTGGCAATGTTTTATGTCATTCCTTTTCTTGGCTCGCTCAATATCATAGCCATACCAAAAGAATATGGTGAATCGGTGATATTGGGATTAATTTTCGCAAAAAAATCCCTGTAA
- a CDS encoding S-layer domain protein, producing the protein MVFAKKNRSRIAVLIIALIMITVFPVDTVANDAGVKYRFVRIFSVNPTNRTVRAETLLELSSPDPGSVNRDKIYSIESTGVFVELTVSRECPIYIGSAQGTLSDIKPESLMVVTMEDNIVTRMVSVDGLLLQEAGIYNGILEENNTGLGYITLYFPDGSGTSPGLRNALSYYRTYSYLRADEVEVYKNGEPADIEDLKPGDSVFVKVNGEGTVVKISATDNFYPVYGRVRTKGNWLLQLETTSGDVVQYRIPSNTPIFIDKKKAQWSDIKEGDEVRILIQTSGNQTIIGEIVAKKKETEIDAVYRAKFYSYDKLSNSILVHNIQQFKDGIWEMPGYGFSKLNINENYVPGIPKGMNGSTVYIATGKNITGKESVVCLAFADDELKAEISGDTIVDVDPGRGRLSLLNKSSYINYDNSSIIVKNGKLLSPNQIKIMDDAYFVTGVQSDGTVRANVIWVKEQLLDTGVTLLRGRIAQIDLLSSMTLESFSEFREPDWEYNNVRKTLTIDPMLTRVFDDDGRIDLTLFDDAGEKSYKKRTVYVLAQEGKALLVSTAPFGDVVYKGRIYDLPGLKKDAFNHVVTPATSLVIRDGIRYNDSQAKWEEVSEVQFSFLPNTVFMKNGKIIDASQLETGDRITVIKSETGENAFVVIVDTF; encoded by the coding sequence TTGGTATTTGCGAAGAAAAACAGGAGCAGAATTGCAGTTTTGATAATTGCCCTTATTATGATAACTGTTTTTCCTGTCGATACTGTGGCTAATGATGCAGGTGTGAAATACAGGTTTGTACGTATCTTTTCGGTAAATCCGACAAACAGGACCGTCCGGGCCGAAACTCTGCTCGAGCTTTCGTCTCCTGATCCGGGATCAGTTAACCGGGATAAAATTTACAGCATTGAATCCACGGGTGTTTTTGTAGAATTGACCGTAAGCCGGGAATGTCCCATTTATATAGGTTCAGCTCAGGGGACATTAAGTGATATAAAACCCGAGAGTTTAATGGTTGTTACGATGGAAGACAATATTGTAACCAGGATGGTTAGTGTTGACGGATTACTGTTGCAGGAAGCGGGTATTTACAACGGTATTCTTGAGGAGAATAACACCGGTTTGGGATATATAACCCTTTATTTTCCTGATGGGTCAGGTACTTCACCTGGTTTAAGGAATGCTCTTTCCTATTACCGTACATATTCATATCTGAGAGCCGATGAGGTTGAGGTATACAAAAACGGTGAGCCTGCCGACATCGAAGATTTAAAGCCGGGGGACAGCGTTTTTGTGAAAGTGAACGGTGAAGGCACGGTAGTTAAAATAAGCGCTACCGATAATTTTTATCCGGTTTATGGAAGGGTGAGGACAAAGGGAAACTGGTTGCTTCAGTTGGAAACAACGTCCGGAGACGTGGTGCAATACCGCATTCCTTCCAATACCCCAATTTTTATTGATAAGAAAAAGGCTCAATGGAGTGACATTAAGGAAGGAGACGAGGTACGCATATTGATCCAGACAAGCGGTAACCAGACAATAATAGGGGAAATTGTGGCTAAAAAGAAAGAAACAGAGATAGATGCCGTTTACAGAGCAAAATTTTATTCTTATGACAAACTAAGTAACAGTATCCTTGTTCATAATATCCAGCAGTTTAAGGACGGCATTTGGGAAATGCCAGGGTATGGTTTCAGTAAATTGAATATAAACGAGAACTACGTCCCGGGTATACCTAAAGGTATGAATGGTTCGACGGTATATATCGCAACCGGGAAAAATATAACAGGCAAGGAATCGGTTGTGTGCCTTGCCTTCGCAGATGACGAGCTCAAAGCCGAAATTTCCGGAGATACGATTGTTGATGTGGATCCCGGACGTGGCCGGCTTTCTCTTTTGAATAAAAGTTCATATATAAATTATGATAACAGTTCAATAATAGTAAAAAACGGAAAACTTCTTAGTCCTAACCAGATTAAAATCATGGATGATGCCTATTTCGTTACAGGTGTTCAGAGCGACGGAACTGTCAGAGCAAATGTCATTTGGGTCAAAGAACAGCTTTTGGATACAGGGGTGACGCTGCTCCGCGGAAGGATAGCCCAGATTGATTTGCTAAGCAGTATGACTCTTGAATCCTTCTCGGAATTCAGGGAACCCGACTGGGAGTATAATAACGTCAGGAAGACGCTGACTATTGATCCAATGCTTACAAGGGTATTCGATGATGACGGAAGAATAGACCTGACTCTTTTTGACGATGCGGGTGAGAAAAGTTATAAAAAACGTACTGTTTACGTTCTTGCTCAGGAGGGGAAAGCCCTTCTTGTGAGTACCGCTCCGTTCGGCGATGTGGTTTATAAGGGAAGAATATATGATTTGCCGGGATTGAAAAAGGATGCCTTCAATCATGTGGTCACACCCGCCACATCGCTGGTTATCAGGGACGGAATACGGTACAATGACAGTCAGGCTAAGTGGGAAGAAGTAAGTGAGGTGCAGTTTTCATTCCTGCCCAATACCGTTTTTATGAAAAACGGCAAAATCATTGATGCGTCCCAGCTGGAGACAGGGGACAGGATAACCGTAATTAAGTCTGAAACGGGCGAAAACGCTTTTGTTGTGATTGTTGATACATTTTAA
- a CDS encoding S-layer homology domain-containing protein, whose protein sequence is MKLRDRKTAVISFILCAFILLSPTVSSAYVGSMGFEGGISAANPFEENTYTYREVCFLTGTPIILEGTMTVKKNVKNEKVTTTYKYNLENKEQNATITRTIVMETVKTTNENGQTTEKSSISKKPTEIVKVGSKIFELTNYEFTRSGITDARPAVYYNTGEYILRKTYRINSGGTITVEMTGSQYGYDQYWSSAKSANVDVAIAARPEIGGKTVAWGGQAKIFVSSVAKKGFEYVENQPYQISFEGGYVEKDYEESVLEYEAQLPEFDKDGKPTGVMKDYKERIGIESTPVLTRLQVPDLKHLAGYWAEEPVKVLFSLGIIPGIGEDFNPAKYITRKEFTVMVVRAIKDIPEDPDITKKQKTTARTTRNKTPEISPFRDVSTDDPFYEDIKKANSRGIIQGTGDAYFSPEKNITSAEAVTMLIRALGLESLAPYPYAVTPFVDNDEIPAYARNYVAVAYKIGLISGDSRGYFHPNRYMTYEDASVLLYKLIRYMGEELVKDYRERFLSYW, encoded by the coding sequence ATGAAATTGAGAGACCGAAAAACAGCTGTTATATCTTTTATACTTTGTGCTTTTATACTCCTGAGCCCTACTGTTTCTTCGGCATATGTGGGGTCGATGGGTTTTGAGGGGGGAATATCGGCGGCGAATCCCTTTGAAGAAAACACATACACATACCGTGAAGTGTGTTTTCTTACAGGAACCCCGATTATACTTGAGGGCACAATGACTGTTAAGAAAAATGTGAAAAATGAAAAGGTTACCACCACTTATAAATATAATCTTGAAAATAAGGAACAGAATGCTACGATTACCCGGACAATTGTTATGGAAACAGTGAAGACGACGAATGAAAACGGACAGACCACTGAAAAGAGCAGTATTTCAAAAAAGCCGACAGAGATAGTTAAGGTGGGGAGCAAAATATTTGAATTAACAAATTATGAATTCACCCGTTCAGGCATCACGGATGCGCGTCCTGCTGTTTATTACAATACAGGTGAGTATATTCTAAGGAAAACCTACAGAATAAACAGCGGCGGAACGATAACTGTTGAAATGACGGGGAGCCAGTACGGATATGATCAGTACTGGAGCTCTGCAAAATCGGCGAATGTGGATGTCGCCATTGCCGCCAGACCGGAAATAGGCGGGAAAACTGTGGCATGGGGCGGTCAGGCCAAAATTTTCGTTTCCAGCGTTGCCAAGAAGGGATTTGAATACGTTGAAAACCAACCGTATCAGATAAGTTTTGAAGGAGGATACGTGGAGAAGGATTACGAAGAGAGTGTTCTTGAGTATGAAGCGCAGCTTCCTGAATTTGACAAGGACGGAAAACCGACCGGGGTTATGAAGGATTATAAAGAGAGAATCGGGATTGAATCCACACCGGTTCTTACCAGATTACAAGTTCCCGATTTGAAACACCTGGCAGGGTATTGGGCCGAAGAACCGGTAAAGGTACTTTTCAGCCTTGGAATAATACCGGGTATAGGGGAGGATTTTAATCCGGCGAAATATATTACAAGAAAGGAATTTACCGTAATGGTGGTAAGAGCGATAAAAGATATCCCTGAGGATCCGGATATAACAAAGAAGCAGAAAACGACCGCGAGAACCACACGGAATAAAACTCCGGAAATTTCACCTTTCCGGGACGTTTCAACCGATGATCCTTTTTATGAGGATATTAAAAAGGCAAACAGCCGTGGCATAATTCAGGGAACAGGCGATGCATACTTTTCGCCGGAAAAGAATATAACTTCTGCGGAAGCAGTAACGATGCTGATTAGGGCTCTTGGTCTTGAAAGTCTTGCGCCGTATCCATATGCGGTAACGCCTTTTGTTGATAATGACGAAATCCCTGCCTATGCGAGGAATTATGTAGCAGTGGCCTATAAAATAGGTCTTATCAGTGGTGACAGCAGGGGTTATTTCCATCCTAACAGGTACATGACCTACGAAGATGCGTCGGTGCTTTTATACAAACTTATCAGATACATGGGCGAGGAGCTGGTAAAAGATTACCGTGAACGCTTTTTAAGCTACTGGTAA
- a CDS encoding S41 family peptidase codes for MKKIEKFCVCFLSFIIVLSYILVLPVNAAGEYSDYLDSVMNMVLERYYRDVTREKLLEGALKGIFGGLDDYTVFYDMEEAESFFTSMEGNYQGIGVEIMQTSEGALITRVFDNSPAESAGLLPDDIIVTVNGQDVKGLSTQDIANLIKGEKGTIVEIGVIRGSSDEIIYFSVERNVVNLSPVEWKIYDDVMYIKLESFSSNSAHYFGQALKEADSRGIKKLVLDLRNNPGGEVSQAVNIAKFLVSKGIITTLDFKSEEYQDVVYRSHLEKPKYVTAVLVNGNTASASEILAGAIQDSGDGFLVGTKTFGKGVFQNVYPILNPEAYEKYKSLCGESIVDGYEWMNKYNIRVMQSDIIGWVKITTGHYLTRNGRMIDGVGLIPDFAVEDYSLIEGIDINSIKELGSDRTIELNGVGNDVYSCEKILKIKGYDIDTPDNILDAKTSDALKKYQADKGIKVTGVLDGTTKNKLNEDLNNLRFTIDKPLAKAIELLKLLN; via the coding sequence ATGAAGAAGATTGAGAAGTTTTGTGTATGCTTTTTGTCTTTTATTATCGTTTTATCATACATATTAGTATTACCTGTCAATGCCGCGGGAGAATATTCCGATTACCTTGACAGCGTTATGAATATGGTTCTGGAACGCTATTACAGGGACGTAACAAGAGAAAAGCTTTTGGAAGGTGCGCTGAAAGGTATTTTCGGCGGTCTGGATGATTATACGGTATTCTATGATATGGAAGAAGCAGAAAGTTTTTTCACGTCAATGGAAGGTAACTATCAGGGGATTGGCGTTGAAATAATGCAAACCTCGGAAGGGGCGCTTATTACACGCGTGTTTGACAATTCTCCGGCTGAAAGTGCTGGGCTTTTACCCGATGATATAATTGTGACGGTTAACGGGCAGGATGTGAAAGGGCTGTCAACACAGGATATAGCAAACCTTATAAAGGGTGAAAAGGGGACTATTGTAGAAATCGGAGTTATACGTGGCTCGTCTGACGAGATAATTTATTTCAGCGTGGAAAGGAATGTTGTAAATTTAAGTCCCGTTGAGTGGAAAATTTATGACGATGTTATGTATATAAAACTTGAGTCATTCAGCAGCAACAGCGCCCATTATTTCGGGCAGGCCCTGAAGGAAGCGGACAGCAGGGGAATAAAGAAACTGGTTCTGGATCTTCGGAACAATCCCGGAGGCGAGGTCAGTCAGGCAGTAAACATTGCAAAATTCCTTGTGTCAAAAGGAATTATAACAACCCTGGATTTTAAATCCGAAGAATATCAGGATGTGGTTTACCGTTCCCATCTTGAAAAACCGAAATATGTGACAGCTGTTCTTGTTAACGGTAATACCGCGAGCGCATCGGAAATTCTTGCGGGCGCCATACAGGATTCAGGGGACGGTTTCCTGGTGGGGACCAAAACCTTCGGCAAGGGCGTTTTCCAGAATGTATACCCAATTCTTAACCCTGAAGCGTATGAAAAATATAAAAGTTTGTGCGGGGAAAGCATTGTGGATGGTTATGAGTGGATGAATAAGTACAACATTCGGGTAATGCAGTCGGATATTATTGGCTGGGTTAAGATAACCACCGGTCATTACCTGACCAGGAACGGCAGAATGATTGACGGAGTGGGATTGATACCCGACTTTGCCGTTGAAGATTATAGCCTTATTGAAGGAATAGACATAAACAGTATTAAGGAACTGGGTTCAGACAGGACGATAGAGTTAAACGGCGTGGGCAATGACGTGTACAGCTGTGAAAAAATACTGAAGATTAAGGGGTATGATATCGATACCCCGGATAATATTCTTGACGCAAAGACAAGTGACGCGCTGAAAAAATACCAGGCGGATAAGGGGATTAAGGTAACCGGTGTGTTGGACGGTACAACGAAGAACAAACTGAATGAAGATTTGAACAATCTTCGTTTTACGATTGACAAGCCGCTGGCAAAAGCCATTGAGCTTCTGAAACTGTTGAATTAA
- a CDS encoding DUF5711 family protein, translating to MTKERTVKPVKIALKILILIILISVILSAVLISMDENDINFDWSTLNLKAVAEKLHIENSINQAKNISFDDLDISRTAEYDGNLLVLTNYDIRLISPEGEEIWYYTHEVRHPVLNISGQWILVYEKNGKSYMVIKDGKVVLKETLDEEIAFGEATERYILFITAGNNGYKRTLQFVSPETGLSLGAMYIDDYYPYYFKTLNSGNSFILYGLGMNSTDISTIIRIYESSGKTAPLANVEIEGLYPVMYGNGSRYVFVGDYRLFCYNSDLELLWSQKYTDNIAAAGLFENNAVVVALNGEKKMIKFYNSNGDETKSIETRNNVQSIVTYKNTAAVVFGSKVTFYDSSGKVIGEASMPGLSMDVHFVNTGQAFLVTEHEAVLYNISGR from the coding sequence ATGACAAAGGAAAGAACGGTAAAACCTGTTAAAATTGCTCTGAAGATACTTATATTGATAATTTTAATAAGTGTCATTTTGTCTGCAGTTTTAATTTCGATGGATGAAAATGATATCAATTTTGACTGGAGTACATTGAATCTCAAGGCAGTTGCTGAGAAGCTCCACATTGAAAACTCAATAAACCAGGCAAAAAACATCAGTTTTGATGATCTTGACATTTCCCGGACTGCAGAATATGACGGTAATTTACTGGTGCTTACAAATTATGATATCAGGCTGATTTCGCCCGAGGGGGAAGAGATCTGGTACTATACTCATGAAGTGCGGCATCCCGTTCTTAATATAAGCGGGCAATGGATACTTGTATATGAAAAAAACGGGAAATCCTACATGGTGATAAAGGACGGAAAAGTAGTTCTGAAAGAAACATTGGATGAAGAAATAGCTTTCGGGGAAGCGACCGAGAGGTATATATTGTTTATTACTGCAGGCAACAACGGTTACAAGCGTACGCTGCAGTTTGTTTCCCCCGAAACGGGTTTAAGCCTTGGTGCGATGTATATTGACGATTATTATCCTTATTATTTTAAAACATTAAATAGCGGTAACAGTTTTATACTTTATGGTCTTGGAATGAATTCGACCGATATATCTACTATTATAAGAATATATGAAAGCAGCGGGAAAACAGCTCCGTTGGCTAATGTTGAGATTGAGGGTCTGTATCCCGTTATGTACGGCAACGGCAGCCGGTATGTTTTCGTAGGCGATTACAGACTTTTTTGTTATAACAGTGATTTGGAGCTGCTGTGGTCGCAGAAATATACGGATAATATTGCTGCAGCGGGGCTTTTTGAGAACAACGCCGTTGTCGTAGCGTTAAACGGTGAAAAGAAAATGATAAAGTTTTACAATTCCAATGGCGATGAGACAAAAAGCATTGAAACCAGGAACAATGTTCAGAGCATTGTGACTTATAAAAATACCGCTGCTGTTGTATTTGGCTCGAAAGTAACTTTTTACGACAGTTCCGGTAAAGTTATCGGCGAGGCTTCAATGCCGGGCTTAAGCATGGATGTACATTTTGTAAATACCGGGCAGGCTTTCCTTGTAACCGAGCATGAAGCAGTTCTTTATAACATTTCTGGCAGATAG